AAATCAGAGATGTCTTATCATATGTTTGGGACTTCAGGAACTGctgcatatatgtatctatatatgtacgtatatatgtatgggtGTATGTATGCAAGTATttacgtatgcatatatatatgtagagtGAAAATTATACAATACAATAATTTTCCATATATGCTTAGAATTAGCATCATTTTATCACTGTGCTAATacgaattaatttttacgaTGTAACAAGAATTAGCAATTGTAAATTTGCATTTATGGACTCACGCATATGTATCATATGTATGcctgtatacacatatatgcatatacgtataaCGTAGATTGCGCATATTCACTTACATATCTGTAACtaggtaaatatatatatatatatatacatgtacgaCATATGTGTATTCATATTTCCATACTTAAAAATAGGGATATATTTGTACGAActgattttatttatacctttaaatttttatgaagcTAATTGATAAATTTAGAACaggaaaaaatatcaatttgatgaataaaaatgaagaaattgTTTGGTTTTTCCTGGCATTATATATGGCATTACAAATGGCATTACAAATGGCATTACAAATGAACATTTTAACAGcgtttattacttttttttaaggcattttttaactaaattaaatgtatatttttcatttacgtGGTAATAATTTAGTAAGAAAAGGAAAGAGGGGAAAACAGATACAAAGGTAACAATACGACtagatatatttacatttaaagaaaataaaaaaaaatgtgagcATTTggatacgtatatatttgaataggcatatatatatatatatatatatatatatatgtgtatatacatatgtgtgtatatatatatatatatatgtgtacatatacatatgtttacatatacatatatgtatatatacatattcgtGTACGCAAATGCATGGAGTATAACATACTTGACGAATTTAAtgacatataaaaatttgataaatcctacttttaatttttcatttccaaTTTTGatgaaagaaagaaaaaaaaaattaattttgagGAGTATAATTTGGTACATATTTGTAATGATTACTTATTAGCACGAAatgaacgaaaaaaaaattttccattttgtcattttgtcattttgttattttgtcattttgtcattttgtcattttgtcattatttttcctttttttcattatttttccttttcattatttttcctatttttcattatttttcctttttttcattatttttcctttttttcattatttttccttttttcattatttttcctatttttcattatttttcctatttttcattatttttcctttttttcattatttttcctatttttcattatttttcctatttttcattatttttcctttttttcattacttttattttttttctttttcttccctTTCCTCTGTTTCTCCCATGTGTGTTCGgatgatataatataaagataatGAATAGAGTTTTAAATATGATTATCCATTTTTGTAAGTATTCTTAAGCTACTGAAactgaaaatatattaagagcAAATTATCCACTTTACCATATACTGagaaagattttttttttttttttttttaataaaattttaataaaaacatcatgatgttattttaaaaaagttttgAATATTTTCCATCCTTTGCACATAggtacataaattttttttttttttcctattcagtaatataatattaaaaaggaaaatatctTCGCAGAAAGATGCAGCACAGGCATAGGTGTAAATTGTACATGTAACAGAAATTTGTGAATTATATGGGTTATTAGTAGTAATGTGTACATAATGCACATAGTAAAAGGGTCACTAGAACGTTCATGTGTACGCGAATATATGTGTGtgagtatgtatgtatgtatgtgtgtgagtatgtatgtatgtatgtatgtatgtgtgtgagtatgtatgtatgtatgtgagtatgtatgtatgtatgtatatacttacGCGTGCGGTTTTATACACGTATGCATGCTCGTGTGCACGTGTGTGTATGCCCAAGTACGTATATTCGTTTACGCATATGGACTCTTATATCACATTTTAAAACAGTTTTACATTCTTTTTTGCTGCTTCCGTCAGTTTTTCTTATAAAGGGGGGTAAGATAAGTTGCTTCCCCACTGagaaatgcttttttttgccccttttgatatataacataatcatttaaaaaatgattctTCAGTTTGGTGTATGTAGCAggtttttctttcttttgtttcttttcttttgtaACTTGTATCTCTTCTAAACTTTCGctgtttatctttttatttgtttttttatctaaaaaatatatctgcACAGCTGAAAGAAGCAAAAAGCACGACTCGTACACGCTGCTCTGAATTGTCAATTGTTCTAATTCTTTATCGACCTCATTCGTTAGTTCCGAAAGGTgcttactattttttttatttacattcaTGCTTAACAAGTCAAAAGTAAGAGCAGTTTAAGTATAACGTAGTAGTGTAGAATTAATTTGTTCAGAAATTGTAGGATGcataaaaaaagggaaaaaaaaaaaaaaaaaagtcgaAACAGTAGtggaaatggaaaaaaaaatgtaggaTGTacaaggaataaaaaaaaataattcctcCCTTATGAGGGATCCTAATTTATAGAAGCCTTTACGTTTATAAGAATTGCAAATGTGAATAATGAATTGTATATCTTGTCTGAAAGGAAATATGaacgaagaaaaaaaaaaaaaaaaaaaaaatatccccacctaataagtaaaatatatgtaggtGAAATGTGATAAGacttcaaaaaaaagggaaaataaaaagccctatgtgtatgtttatgtacatatacggTACACGCTATGcattttataaacatatagaTCTCACCGACACGGAGGAGGATAATAAAAggggaataaaaaattaaaatttaagttaatatttaaatgtaggtgaaaattaaaatttaagttaatatttaaatgtaggtgaaaattaaaatttaagttaatatttaaatgtaagtgaaaattaaaatttaagttaatatttaaatgtacgtgaaaattaaaataaaaattgaatacataaatataaataaatataacctTCAGCAGGTATACTCTTCTttcgtacatatatacgtatatatatataaatatcctatggaaggaaaaaataaataactctTTAAAAGTGCAAAGGCTAAAGAAAAAATCGCACTGTACAAATTACATTTTGCACAtcgtataaataaatttaatagaCCCTGGAATTAATATGGTCGATACTCAGCATTTCAGCAGCTTATTGAGCAATAAGTGCGTTTGTTTATGCATGCACGTGTAAAGATATAGGAGCAAATGCATTCgcattaaatatatctatctatctatatctatatatatatctatatatatatatatatatatatatatatatatatatatatatatatatatatatatatatatcgaaGAACGGCTAGAtgaatatgtacatgtacgtatatgcatGCGTTAACATacattaagaaaaaaagaaaaaaaaataatattatatacatatatatatatatatatatatatatatatatatatagtatatactCCCGCTGTATAATAACGCAAAGATAGAGGTTACGGTTGaataaaacttaaaaaacCCTACACCTCTACTTTTCTCTTATGTACGAAAAATGCagatttttcgttttttgcactgatttattattatactgtAATACAGTGTgctatattataatatacgaTAATACACTCATGCGGCATTATGCtatactattttattatatattattttgtattgcgttgtatttcattttattttattttaaaatattttttttttttacagctTTTGTGAAAAAAgcatttaattattaatttttattgatgaaaaaattaCGCGCTTCTGAAGAGTCAACAAAATTTtgagttttttattttgaatatttggcaaaaattaaaacaaaatatcaATGAAATTTGAACAAAATTTCAACAAGATATCAcgaaaaattttgaatattttaaggGAACATAACGAAAATTTTACCAAAATTTTGTgaaatttttcaatatttttcctGCTCTGTTCCGAACGAATGAAACATTTGTTCgaatttttgtataaaaggACAGAagttttttgttaaataaatGCTTCTACAAGTAGGATAACATACATTTAGACGTATACATAcccatgcacatatatatatatatatatatatatatatatatatatgtacatagtGAAGTAGTGTAGGAAGCAGCTTCCAAAAAAGGTGTAACAAGCGTAAGAGCAAAATTACAGGggagaaaataatattaagatTAGGaaaacacttttttttttttttctagcttccctctttttttttattttatcccATTTTTCCCGTTTTTCTCACAAAGCTAGTAAAGCAAAAATGAATGCACTGAATGAGCCGATAAATTTCTTAAAGAAGGATGAAATAAAGAACATAGACTTGAGTAGCATGAGTAAAAAGGAGAGATACAGAATATGGAAGAGAATACCAAAATGTGAGTTACATTGTCATTTAGATTTATGTTTTTCATCGGATTTTTTCCTCAACTGTGTACGTAAGTATAATTTACAGCCAAATTTATCAGATGAAGAAGTGAttgattattatttattttcaaaaggAGGGAAATCATTAGAGGAGTTTGTTGAAAAGGCTATACGAGTTGCGGATATATTTCAAGACTATGAAGTTATAGCAGATTTAGCAAAACATGctgtatttaataaatataaagaaggTGTAGTATTAATGGAATTTCGTTATGCTCCTACGTTTATTGCATTTAAGCATAAATTAGATATAGAATTAGTACATGAAGCTATAGTTAAAGGAATAAAAGAAGTAGTTGAACTGTTGGATCATAATATTCATGTAGCTTTAATATGTATAGGGGATACAGGACATGAAGCAACcaatattaaattatgtgCCGATTTTTGCTTAAAGCATAAAGATGATTTTGTAGGATTTGATCATGGTGGATATGAAATAGATTTAAAGCAATATAgtgaaatttttaattatgttagAGAAAGTGGAATACCGTTAACTGTTCATGCTGGGGAAGATATTAATTTACCAAATTTAAATACACTCTATTCAGCtattgaaattttaaaagttgAGAGAATAGGACATGGTATTAGAGTTGTTGAATCGAAAGAGCTTATTAAGTTggtaaaggaaaaaaatatattattagaagTCTGTCCCATTtcaaatgtattattaaaaaatgcaaaatccATGGACACACACCCTATTAGAAAACTTTACGATGCTGGGGTAAAAGTATCGGTAAACTCCGATGACCCAGGAATGTTTTTAACTAATATTAATGATGATTACGAAGAATTATATACACAccttaattttactttagAAGAATTTATGCAAATGAACGAATGGGCTTTGGAAAAATCTTTCGTGGATGACAGCGTTAAAAGTAACGTGAAGGAGTTATACTTTTAGAGCGTTGCTTTGCGCTCCTATTGGGAGAAGTCCAACGCATGGGAAGCTTTCACACTTGAGTCCACGTCGTATGTATTTAGAAATACTCACATTTGTAAAGTTTATGCCATATGAATAAACACACGTTTACcacaaataatttaatgcCAAATATGGTAAAagattttaattttgcaTGCGTCACTCTGGAAAAAtgacttatttttattattcgaAATGTTCATTGAAATATGAGTGAATGTTCAGTGTGCttataaaatggaaataactttcatatttttgaaaaatgggagttacctttttttttttttttttttttttttcttttctatcctttttaattcattttgaacttcgtttttaatttacttttaattCATATTGAATTTCATTtcgaatttattttttatttcattttttaatttcactttaaatttattttaaatttaattttaagcTGCTTTTTAATCTCATCTTTAATTTCACTTTTTATCTCCTTTTTAATCTCATCTTTAATTTCACTTTTTATCTCCTTTTTAATCTCATCTTTAATTTCACTTCTTATCTCCTTTTTaatcttctttttaatttcatatttaatttatttttaatttcatatttaatttatttttaatttatttttaatatttaaacgAAAACGAACAGTTCTATGTTAGcttcctattttttaaatgatttatggtcaaatgaaaatattaacttAACGGTTGAGTCATTGCTGGCATGATACCAAAATTGCATAAGAGGGGGAAGAACAGATGGAGATCCCTTAAATAATTCGTAAATGGAGCgaaaagtaaaatgaaatagaataaaatgaaataaaataaagtgaaatataacataataaattgttttataataaaatgttttataataaaatgttttataataaattgttttataataaattgttttataataaattgttttataataaaatgagataaaatataagaaaatacaaTGCATCTGTTAAAAAGTGGAATTAATAACAAAACAggagaaataaaagaacattCGCAATTTTGCagcaaataaaaacatacacacatgtatatgcatgtacatatacatacttctgtatgtatgtatgtatatgtattttcgTACACGTAGAACATATACTAATTATCTTTTTCCTAACGTATGACGTTTTGCGAGTGTTTTGTCCAATTCGTTCTTGTAAGATGGGGATAATTTTTACTCTatggaattatttttttatggaatTTGACTAGCCATTTTGAACATGtaatgttcatattttttttttctttacatgcaatggatatatttttttttttttaaaccatGTACAGGtcataatttgtttttcaaCCATGTACTggtcataattttttattcatacatGTATTggtcatatattttttttttcaagctTTTACTggtaatattctttttttttttttcaagtgtGTACTGGTTATATTCCTTCTTTTTCAAGAATGTATTGGtcataactttttttattttttttgtataaattcCAACTAGCCATATTAACCATTTGAGCAAACCTGTGTAGGtgctcattttttttttttttttttttttttttttcgtacgAACACGCAGTGAAAGTAGTAAAGCGATGAATGTTTGTGCCTCCAAAAATcctaatttttcttatttaattctACTTGAATTCATAATTTGGTGTAATTTCTTCCAAAAAATAATCCCTACTTGGGGGGTGATCCTTTTTTTTGGACATTTCATTGTGTGTGGctgtatttttcttttttgatcTCCTGTGGTGCTTAGCGCTAAATTTTGTCTTTCTCCTTATTAAATGACGTAATTCCTCTTTATCCACATGTTGTATTTTCTCTTTGGAATATTTTGCAAATTTGGAATTATGTTTATGGTACTTGTATCGAGTAGTAAAAGtactatatttatgttttttagttttccttttcttaaAAAGCAAGgagaaattaaattttttttggaatatatatttgtaaaaaatgaaacatactataataataaatagagAAATAATACCGCAGCATATGATGAACCAAAAAtgattattacttttatcaTTAGAATAAACGGTAAAActtttttcaataatatcTTCTggatgtatttttttaataaataatatttgtgtGTCCCAACCATTAAGATAATGATATCTGTGTTCAAACAAAGAAAACATCTGATTTGctgaataaattttttttctcatatttaaaggtatagaaataaaattatgaaaagcTATTTGAACTAACTTGTGTCCATcgagtattattttttctatagaATGAATAtcacttttatttattctatatCCGAAGTGATTTGTTCTCCTTTTTATATTGGTATAAGGATTATTATAGCTTTCCCCTAATATTTCAATAAGCtccttatttattaatttattgtcATTATACTTAAATCCTTCTAATGCTCTCGAATTAACTGGTTCAGATAGGAGATTAATAATGCTCTCTTTCATTtgagtatatttattttctggCAATATTTTGACCAtcaaaatgcaaaaaatggTTTGATCCTTGGTTAATTCcagatttttctttttagaaTTCTCTTcgctttttctttcttccgGGGGAGAACTCCGCAAAAAAGGATTTCCACTTCCACGGCTATTACCACTACTATCATCGCTTACAACCCCCTTGGGTTTATGCGCGTCATAAGGGAGCAAATTTTCAGCTACGTCAATATCCCTGGCAAATTCGTCATACGTAAACACATTGCTACTTCCGTCTTTATCGTTCatgtaaattaatttttttaaaaataaatctgaTTTGGAGTAATCATTTGGACCTATACGTAGGTACGGATTTAAGATAAACTCGAATTCAACTAAGTTTATGAAACTTCCATTTTGAAGagatttaatattaaattcaGGGGAATATCCTATTTCAAtttgaagaaataaattattgccCGTTAATAAAGAagtgcatttttttaaataaaattctgTAAAAAATAAGCCAAAATCGTGAGCACGCAATATTTCATTACTTGCTTTATCATAATATGCATATCCATTAACTGTTAGCACAAACAATTTTTCAAGTGCTTCTCTGGTGAGAGCACTACCACTGCTGCTGTTACTGATACTACCACTACTACCACTACTACCatttggtaaaaaaaaattattactttgtgaatattttatgtacagGTCagcacttttttttataacttcaGACAGGGAATTATTCACAATACGTGTAAACGCTTCAagattattttgttttaacaaattaattaatacCTTAGcactttttatatgaaaaacaaaaatttcactttgtatattttttaatgctgATATGGTTGATAAGCTATTGAGATACACACTATACTCTCTTACGTAACTTATGTCCGTACTTATAGCGACcaactttttattattctcatCATTACACACTTGCTCACGGTTAAtactattaaataaatacttcGAATGTAGGGCATAATTTAGAGCATACAGTATACAAGTGGTGCATGTTATTGGTAAGACTTTTTTTGGAAGCATGCTTAGGGACGATAGAGCACACCTCCTTGTGGTTAATGCTGCACAGTTGTTTTGTTCATTCCAgcattctttaaaaattaaatcgATCCAGGTAAAATATTTGATCTCTTTTCTTCTTATGTCTGTTAAGATGTTTCCCAACTGTAACGTGAACGGGGAGAGGGGATATGCAATTGCATGTTTCTCATGCTCACTGGggataaatatgtatacgtatatgtacacacacgCGCGCACAAACATATGCACATGCATAGGTACATACATGCTTATACATGTACCCCCACGTAGAGTGTATATAGGAATAAACAGATTTCAATGCAGTAAAAGATGACAACGACTTAGGATAAAGCACATTTGTGTGTAGATTACCCCAACGACGGTGCTTCTAACATCCTGAAGGTCAAATCCTTTTTGctcttttataattttattttttccaatttCTTCATTGAATAAATGTATTAGACCATCAagtaatttttcatatattattttttgtgaaaAGCCCTTCAAAAAATATGGTATGTTCAGCTGTACCAGCAAGAAGAAGGCTAGAAGCGTGTTTCCATCCAAATCGTCTAATGAAACCTCGTTGTTTATGGCACATGCCACATTTGCCTAAAAAGAGAAAGCTCACGcgcacacatacatatatacttatatacatacacacatatatatacatatacacatatatatacatatacacatatatatacatatacatatatatacatatacatatatatacatatacatatatatacatatacatatatatacatatacatatatacgcatacatatacgtatacacatGCAATGACTCATATTGGAGGTTGTGTCCATATATTCACATGCGcgaaattttttcttctcttttaaGTAATGCCAAGTGTGGAATATAGTTACTATAAACCacaagcatatatatgttcccttgggaaaaataaaataataaaagttattaaattaaactgtgcatattcttttttttttcttaaaatagtatatatgtGAACAGTTCAATAAGAAGCGCTTAATAAAACTGCTTCCTCGTTTTTTTAACTGTTTCTCATTTGATGTAGCATGgtacaaataaaattggaaaaaagcattctcttaaatatatttttgcattcGACATTCACAATTCaacattttgtattttttattatttatatttttttttatatttttttttatatttttttttatatttttttttatatttttttttataattttttttatatttttttttataatttttgttttgtactttttttcatatttttatatttttatttttttattttctcttacTTGATTTAACCACCTCAGAACGCAGCATAATGTCACAGCGTAGGTGAACATCaattgttttttcatttttttttcacttcaATCATGAGAACCGATTATGTTTTTAGTTTATACAtgattatgtttatatacatattttcaattttatgaCTTGCATCAATATACTTATGAAAAAACATTCAAACTACATGTAACGTTGCTCGGTATATTTGGTCAATAGCAATTTTGTGAATACACATATGCAAAGATCACGTCTGACAAATACacagttttattttttgtccTTTCTCATCGGATGTTATGAGAATAAAGCAGTTCCATAGAAATGATTAACATAATTTGTTCGCCATTTCGCCATTTCGCCATTTcgctttttcattttttttttttttttttttttttttttttctgttgaACTGTATTTAAGTGCCGCGGTTGAATTGCTCTGTCTTTCACTTCATCTTACTTGTCTCttccctttttattttttaatagacCCTGCATGTAACATTGATCTACATATAACTCATGAGCTGCTTACATATAACCTCGAACTAcccatttaaattttactaaATGGGTAATTGTTATTttgaaacataaaaaaaattaaattccaTAAGTTtattaacagaaaaaaaaaataaataaataaaataaaataaataaagcaaataaagcaaataaaGCAAATGAAGCAAATGAAGCaaataaagcaaataaagcaaataaagcaaatgaagcaaataaagcaaataaagcaaataaagcaaataaagcaaataaagcaaataaagcaaataaagcaaataaagcaaataaagcaaataaagcaaataaagcaaataaagcaaataaagcaaatgaagcaaataaagcaaataaagtaaatgaagaaaattaagaaaattaattaaataaaacaaataaagcTAATAAAGCGAATTACTgcctttttaattttgtttatatatgtatcttttccttttttaattacatttgCATGAACCAAATCgccttaaaaatatgaacaaacaaGCAAGAACAATGGCAAAGAGAACAATGTAACGAATCTTGAAAAGATGTTTTCTCCTATCACCATCAAACAGATGTTAACATTATggtttgtcttttttttttttttttcttaattaagCTACAATATGtggtaagaaaaaaaaaaaaaattttgtctCATTTTGATAGTACTGTGGTGATTACAGATggtgggaaaaaaaaataaaataaaggaaaaggGGAATGTTCATGAGACGTTGAATTGCAAAATATGTGTGCAGGAGTACAACATAAGGCTACAATACATATGGCgttgaaaaaatagaaaaaaaaaatgaagtatCCCTCATAACACTTAAAAAGTGTTAAtaacacacacatacatttatatgtagtACATGTGTGTGCCGATCGTTTCAAAGTGAGCGAgaacaacaacaaaaaaaaaaaaaaaataataataattaaaataaaaacaaaatgtacAAACTAACGAACGAACAAGCGAGCGTGCAAACTACAAACCCATGCTTCTCCCACAGAATAATAAAACCCCTTTGCGCCCATTTCGCCTAGTGCATTCTGCATTTGGCGTAATTTGGTCAAAAGTCTTCCCATTAGCCATTTTTGCACCTCAAAGGATGAGATGTATTTTTTCCTGTTCTTG
The window above is part of the Plasmodium malariae genome assembly, chromosome: 10 genome. Proteins encoded here:
- the PmUG01_10040900 gene encoding conserved Plasmodium protein, unknown function, which produces MKKQLMFTYAVTLCCVLRWLNQANVACAINNEVSLDDLDGNTLLAFFLLVQLNIPYFLKGFSQKIIYEKLLDGLIHLFNEEIGKNKIIKEQKGFDLQDVRSTVVGLGNILTDIRRKEIKYFTWIDLIFKECWNEQNNCAALTTRRCALSSLSMLPKKVLPITCTTCILYALNYALHSKYLFNSINREQVCNDENNKKLVAISTDISYVREYSVYLNSLSTISALKNIQSEIFVFHIKSAKVLINLLKQNNLEAFTRIVNNSLSEVIKKSADLYIKYSQSNNFFLPNGSSGSSGSISNSSSGSALTREALEKLFVLTVNGYAYYDKASNEILRAHDFGLFFTEFYLKKCTSLLTGNNLFLQIEIGYSPEFNIKSLQNGSFINLVEFEFILNPYLRIGPNDYSKSDLFLKKLIYMNDKDGSSNVFTYDEFARDIDVAENLLPYDAHKPKGVVSDDSSGNSRGSGNPFLRSSPPEERKSEENSKKKNLELTKDQTIFCILMVKILPENKYTQMKESIINLLSEPVNSRALEGFKYNDNKLINKELIEILGESYNNPYTNIKRRTNHFGYRINKSDIHSIEKIILDGHKLVQIAFHNFISIPLNMRKKIYSANQMFSLFEHRYHYLNGWDTQILFIKKIHPEDIIEKSFTVYSNDKSNNHFWFIICCGIISLFIIIVCFIFYKYIFQKKFNFSLLFKKRKTKKHKYSTFTTRYKYHKHNSKFAKYSKEKIQHVDKEELRHLIRRKTKFSAKHHRRSKKKNTATHNEMSKKKDHPPSRDYFLEEITPNYEFK
- the PmUG01_10040700 gene encoding conserved Plasmodium protein, unknown function, with amino-acid sequence MNVNKKNSKHLSELTNEVDKELEQLTIQSSVYESCFLLLSAVQIYFLDKKTNKKINSESLEEIQVTKEKKQKKEKPATYTKLKNHFLNDYVIYQKGQKKAFLSGEATYLTPLYKKN
- the ADA gene encoding adenosine deaminase, putative, with the protein product MNALNEPINFLKKDEIKNIDLSSMSKKERYRIWKRIPKCELHCHLDLCFSSDFFLNCVRKYNLQPNLSDEEVIDYYLFSKGGKSLEEFVEKAIRVADIFQDYEVIADLAKHAVFNKYKEGVVLMEFRYAPTFIAFKHKLDIELVHEAIVKGIKEVVELLDHNIHVALICIGDTGHEATNIKLCADFCLKHKDDFVGFDHGGYEIDLKQYSEIFNYVRESGIPLTVHAGEDINLPNLNTLYSAIEILKVERIGHGIRVVESKELIKLVKEKNILLEVCPISNVLLKNAKSMDTHPIRKLYDAGVKVSVNSDDPGMFLTNINDDYEELYTHLNFTLEEFMQMNEWALEKSFVDDSVKSNVKELYF